In Apis cerana isolate GH-2021 linkage group LG6, AcerK_1.0, whole genome shotgun sequence, the following are encoded in one genomic region:
- the LOC107998282 gene encoding fibrillin-2 isoform X5 encodes MDLLLLIGLLLFISGVLGDCPLVQAPQWGRVRERVLKDGTLQTVYSCEPGRRLKGHKILTCTADGWNHPIPKCVPHDNRFRHFRTDLYLGDDPISTVAGEEKAARDRVRARKRIGELKKRRKAKERRQRMRHGGEKSAVESPPASPRVALNETIMSRLDLSCIMKARRKGFTKAPPVENAYPAKYARRKSVLPPYNRYLVAVYECTEGYVFEDSTTDRLFCSDGAWLGAIPRCVKVEEATLNNVKRCNQDRGGCEHVCEDTQTGVNCSCFDGFRVKGSSCIDIDECAESTAGCAQICHNDPGSFHCECHSGYQLGTDSKSCLDVNECLVNNGHGPCQGTCINLEGSYECNCSDIPGHKLAADNHTCEDIDECSTNNGGCSHVCLNTPGSAFCLCPDGFYLTNDWKTCQDVNECENASKVCTNNTDCENTVGSFKCVSKPQKMTKVLQDEDYDAEEDDDDDDYDEEEGITEIPEFGKCEDGFRKSKNGECIDIDECSDEGELPGCQHGCVNEPGGYYCTCHLGFKLEEDGVSCRDIDECKEGVKPCSHGCNNTEGSFECTCPTGFSLKEDNLTCSRARSCETLATPCSHECQESEDGPICVCPRGYQVHEDEVSCVDTDECALNLCSHSCVNLDGGFECTCPQGFQTLDHDKFNCTDVDECANNAHDCEHECVNVHGGYACGCRSGFTLNDDNRTCSDVDECLEGTHKCEQVCVNSVGNYTCSCREGYRFSDRDGFFDCVDINECDEGRHGCSHECLNEEGGFKCGCPLGYLLGNDSRTCQDANECLEGTHQCSHECVNVQGSYVCTCPLGMIVSEDKRLCVPVDPCHFANCSHMCEKHRDTFECSCPEGFVLQEDGRTCQDLDECLENEHDCSHDCANTLGSYECVCPDGLTLLQDGLTCEDPSCPEGLRQDDKGRCRDIDECLERNHECSHICVNEHATYRCSCLSGWTLSDDGVTCVVSDPCSNSSCSHVCLPHASGPVCDCPSGYKLAADGATCEDVDECRDGSANCSFSCSNKEGSYACECPPGFNLGEDGRSCVDVDECAQRDHNCPRECVNLEGTYECVCPIGYAFSKTELACVDIDECGTTQHACSHACTNTVGGYNCTCPTGWRLKEDSRNCLPSAVDRNCSHTYERDGEEIRCGCPEGFELEDDETTCGDVDECAEDPHPCAHRCVNTKGSYRCECPPGLRLSQDRTTCRDVDECVEGNNGGCSHDCSNTEGSFLCSCPRGYELIEDEKTCLDVDECAVNNNGGCSHDCTNTEGSFLCSCPRGYELIEDGQTCTDVDECTRKEVHGCSHRCENLDGGYVCSCPEGSALGQDNRTCTVAACESAHNCSHTCVNVRDGYECECPTGWELSSDGRTCEEIDFCAGGRHGCSHECVSVAGGGFQCRCPAGYVLSKDNRSCLDRDECEEAGNEVSNGCSHSCVNTDGSYECGCPSGYRLAGDRKTCEDVNECIEDNGGCSHLCANIEGGVECACPDNYKLLEDDGKTCVEIDECLIDNGGCTHLCHYENGTVSCFCPPGMILDDDNATCAEENKCYADNGGCSHYCSYEDGRVACSCPTDLVLSENGTVCMEENRCSEGNGGCSHDCRYERGETFCLCPDDMILGDDKLRCVYANKCFVDNGGCSDICSFSNGSIACECPSGFKLSEDDNATCVDVDECSELLDNCTHRCTNTEGGFECGCNQGFKVNPVEPAFCDDVDECEDSSAGCSHTCANLVGSFHCTCPTGYVLENDNKTCRLIDGCKRNNGNCSHHCHHEEGSEMVHCSCPLGFRLKQDQRTCEDIDECEEFENDVDLGCSHICVNTEGGYYCECPSGYILLPENKKNCIDMNECLNDRHNCSHDCLNLLGSYVCTCYEGHYLHSDKSTCLDIDECLERNGGCSHQCTNTIGGHFCSCPTGYELSQDEKTCIDVDECKTDLADCLHECVNTLGSWRCICPDGHALANDSKTCVDIDECKVNNGGCSHACLNIVGGVRCNCPIGLRLDENGKTCNDVDECSTDNGGCSDVCINLEGSYSCQCANGLHLHIDAKTCLDVNECEMENGGCSDNCINVRGSYRCECPAGFRLKDDERTCSDVNECDHDNGGCSHECVNELGGYRCDCPFGHELRNKSCHPVDPCADNNGGCEQICTAKNGTVVCGCKEGFRLDENDPPRCRDIDECAGSQHGCDQLCVNTVGSFECSCKQGFEMQNSTCVDIDECATMDCKGYECINSYGSYRCECDIGHRLEGDHCIDLGHVEMIA; translated from the exons ACAACAGATTCCGACACTTTCGCACCGATCTGTATCTCGGCGATGATCCAATTTCAACGGTGGCGGGCGAGGAGAAGGCGGCGAGGGATCGGGTGAGGGCGCGCAAGAGGATCGGCGAGCTGAAGAAGCGGAGGAAGGCGAAGGAGAGGAGGCAGAGGATGAGGCACGGGGGCGAGAAGTCGGCGGTCGAATCGCCTCCGGCTTCGCCACGCGTTGCGTTGAATGAAACAATAATGTCGAGGCTGGATCTGAGCTGCATCATGAAAGCTCGAAGGAAAGGATTTACCAAAGCTCCCCCGGTCGAAAACGCGTATCCCGCCAAGTATGCCAG AAGGAAAAGCGTTCTACCGCCGTACAATCGATACCTAGTTGCAGTTTATGAGTGCACCGAGGGATACGTTTTCGAGGACTCGACGACTGATCGACTTTTCTGCAGCGATGGCGCTTGGCTAGGCGCGATTCCGCGTTGCGTAAAAGTGGAAG AAGCGACACTCAATAACGTGAAACGTTGCAATCAGGATCGAGGAGGGTGCGAGCATGTGTGTGAAGATACTCAAACAGGCGTGAACTGCTCGTGTTTCGATGGATTCCGCGTCAAAGGATCTTCCTGCATAG ACATAGACGAATGTGCCGAAAGTACAGCTGGTTGCGCTCAAATTTGTCACAACGACCCTGGTTCCTTCCATTGTGAATGCCATTCTGGTTATCAATTGGGAACCGATAGCAAATCGTGTCTGG ACGTTAACGAGTGCCTGGTGAATAACGGGCACGGGCCGTGCCAAGGCACTTGCATCAATCTCGAAGGGAGCTACGAGTGCAACTGTTCCGATATTCCTGGCCACAAATTGGCCGCGGATAATCACACCTGCGAGGATATCGACGAGTGTTCGACCAACAACGGGGGATGTTCCCATGTTTGTTTGAACACGCCTGGAAGCGCTTTTTGCCTCTGCCCGGACGGCTTTTATCTGACCAACGACTGGAAAACTTGCCAAG atGTGAACGAATGCGAGAATGCATCCAAGGTTTGCACGAATAATACTGATTGCGAGAACACTGTCGGCTCGTTTAAATGCGTGAGCAAGCCGCAAAAGATGACCAAAGTTCTCCAGGACGAAGATTACGACGCGGAGGAggacgatgatgatgacgatTACGACGAGGAAGAGGGCATCACGGAAATTCCAGAATTTGGCAAATGCGAGGATGGTTTCAGAAAGAGCAAAAACGGCGAATGCATTG ATATCGACGAATGCTCCGACGAAGGAGAGCTTCCCGGCTGCCAACACGGTTGCGTGAACGAGCCAGGCGGTTACTACTGCACCTGCCATTTGGGTTTCAAGCTCGAAGAAGACGGTGTATCGTGTCGCGACATCGACGAGTGCAAGGAGGGGGTGAAACCGTGCTCTCATGGCTGCAACAACACCGAGGGCTCGTTCGAGTGCACCTGTCCAACGGGATTCTCCCTGAAGGAGGACAATCTCACCTGTAGCCGAGCGAGAAGCTGCGAAACACTGGCGACACCCTGCTCCCACGAGTGCCAAGAGTCGGAGGATGGGCCGATATGCGTCTGCCCGCGAGGTTATCAGGTCCACGAGGACGAGGTGAGCTGCGTGGACACGGACGAGTGCGCTCTGAACCTGTGCTCTCACTCCTGCGTGAATTTAGACGGCGGATTCGAGTGCACCTGCCCCCAAGGTTTCCAAACATTGGACCACGACAAGTTCAATTGCACGGACGTGGACGAGTGCGCCAACAACGCTCACGATTGCGAGCACGAGTGCGTGAACGTCCACGGGGGTTACGCATGCGGTTGTCGATCCGGGTTCACTTTGAACGACGACAACAGGACTTGTTCCGACGTGGACGAGTGTCTGGAGGGCACTCACAAGTGCGAGCAGGTCTGCGTGAATTCCGTTGGGAATTACACTTGCTCTTGCCGGGAGGGTTACCGGTTCTCGGACAGAGACGGTTTCTTCGATTGCGTGGATATAAACGAATGCGACGAGGGTCGGCACGGCTGTTCCCACGAGTGTTTGAACGAGGAGGGTGGATTCAAGTGCGGTTGCCCGTTGGGTTATCTGTTGGGGAACGACTCGAGGACCTGCCAGGACGCGAACGAGTGTCTGGAGGGGACTCACCAATGCTCGCACGAGTGCGTCAACGTGCAAGGATCGTACGTGTGCACCTGTCCACTCGGTATGATCGTGTCGGAGGACAAAAGGCTGTGCGTCCCCGTCGACCCGTGCCACTTCGCCAATTGTTCCCACATGTGCGAGAAGCATCGGGACACCTTCGAATGCAGCTGTCCCGAGGGTTTCGTCCTCCAGGAGGACGGGAGAACCTGCCAGGACTTGGACGAGTGTCTGGAGAACGAGCACGATTGCTCCCACGATTGCGCCAACACGCTGGGCAGCTACGAGTGCGTCTGCCCCGACGGTCTGACGCTTCTTCAGGACGGGCTCACGTGCGAGGATCCGTCGTGCCCGGAGGGATTGCGGCAGGACGATAAAGGCAGGTGTCGGGACATCGACGAGTGCCTGGAGCGAAACCACGAGTGCTCCCACATCTGCGTCAACGAGCACGCCACGTACCGCTGCTCCTGCCTCTCTGGATGGACCCTGTCCGACGACGGCGTCACCTGCGTCGTTTCAGACCCCTGCTCCAACTCGTCCTGCTCCCACGTCTGCCTCCCCCACGCCTCGGGCCCCGTGTGCGATTGCCCTTCGGGGTACAAGTTGGCCGCGGACGGCGCCACCTGCGAGGACGTGGACGAGTGTCGGGACGGATCGGCCAATTGCAGTTTCTCGTGCAGCAACAAGGAGGGGTCGTACGCTTGCGAGTGCCCGCCAGGGTTCAACCTCGGCGAGGACGGTCGAAGCTGCGTGGACGTGGACGAATGCGCGCAACGAGACCACAATTGTCCCCGAGAATGCGTCAACCTCGAGGGGACGTACGAGTGCGTGTGCCCTATCGGGTACGCATTCTCGAAAACGGAACTCGCCTGCGTGGACATCGACGAGTGCGGGACCACGCAGCACGCCTGCTCCCACGCGTGCACGAACACCGTAGGCGGATACAACTGCACTTGCCCGACCGGATGGAGGCTGAAAGAGGACTCGCGAAACTGCTTGCCGTCCGCCGTCGATCGCAATTGCTCGCACACGTACGAGCGGGACGGCGAGGAGATCCGTTGCGGCTGTCCCGAGGGGTTCGAGCTCGAGGACGACGAGACCACTTGCGGCGACGTCGACGAGTGCGCCGAGGATCCTCACCCCTGCGCCCATCGTTGCGTCAACACCAAAGGATCCTACCGCTGCGAGTGCCCTCCCGGTCTACGGCTGAGTCAGGACCGAACCACCTGCCGGGACGTCGACGAGTGCGTCGAGGGCAACAACGGGGGCTGTTCCCACGACTGCTCCAACACCGAGGGCAGCTTCCTCTGCAGCTGCCCGAGAGGGTACGAGTTGATCGAGGACGAGAAGACCTGTCTGGACGTGGACGAGTGCGCCGTAAATAACAACGGCGGTTGTTCCCACGATTGCACCAACACCGAGGGCAGCTTCCTCTGTAGCTGCCCGAGAGGGTACGAGTTGATCGAGGACGGGCAGACGTGTACAGACGTGGACGAATGCACGAGGAAAGAGGTCCATGGGTGTTCCCATCGCTGCGAAAATTTGGACGGTGGATACGTTTGCTCGTGTCCGGAGGGCTCGGCCCTTGGACAGGACAATAGGACGTGCACGGTGGCGGCGTGCGAGTCGGCGCACAATTGCAGCCACACGTGCGTGAACGTCCGGGATGGCTACGAGTGCGAGTGTCCCACAGGGTGGGAATTAAGCTCGGACGGTCGGACGTGCgaggaaattgatttttgcgCCGGTGGACGACACGGCTGCTCACACGAGTGTGTGAGCGTGGCGGGTGGCGGGTTTCAGTGCCGGTGTCCGGCCGGCTATGTTTTGTCCAAGGATAACAGGAGCTGCCTGGACAGGGACGAGTGCGAGGAGGCGGGGAACGAGGTGAGCAACGGCTGCTCCCATTCCTGCGTCAACACGGATGGGAGCTACGAGTGTGGGTGCCCGAGCGGGTATCGACTGGCGGGCGATCGAAAGACCTGCGAGGACGTGAACGAGTGCATCGAGGACAACGGTGGATGCTCCCATCTGTGCGCCAACATCGAGGGCGGCGTCGAGTGCGCCTGCCCGGATAATTACAAATTGCTCGAGGATGACGGGAAGACGTGCGTGGAGATCGACGAATGCCTGATCGACAACGGTGGCTGCACGCATTTGTGCCATTACGAGAACGGCACCGTCTCCTGCTTCTGCCCGCCAGGCATGATTCTGGACGACGACAATGCCACTTGCGCGGAGGAGAACAAGTGTTACGCGGATAACGGCGGTTGCTCCCATTATTGCAGCTACGAGGATGGCCGGGTGGCTTGCTCCTGCCCAACGGATCTCGTATTGTCCGAGAACGGAACCGTTTGCATGGAAGAGAATAGATGCTCGGAGGGGAACGGCGGCTGCTCCCACGACTGCCGTTACGAGAGAGGGGAGACGTTTTGCCTGTGCCCGGACGACATGATCCTCGGGGATGACAAGCTTCGTTGCGTCTACGCGAACAAATGTTTCGTCGACAACGGGGGTTGCTCCGATATCTGCTCCTTCTCCAACGGGTCCATCGCCTGCGAGTGTCCGTCCGGGTTCAAACTGTCGGAGGACGATAACGCTACCTGCGTGGACGTCGACGAGTGTTCGGAATTGTTGGACAATTGCACGCACCGGTGTACGAACACGGAGGGCGGGTTCGAGTGCGGGTGCAACCAAGGATTCAAAGTGAACCCCGTTGAGCCCGCTTTCTGCGACGACGTGGACGAATGCGAGGACTCGAGCGCGGGATGCTCCCATACGTGCGCCAACTTGGTAGGATCGTTTCACTGTACCTGTCCAACCGGATACGTCCTGGAGAATGACAATAAAACTTGCAGGTTGATCGACGGCTGCAAGCGGAACAACGGAAACTGTTCTCATCATTGTCACCACGAGGAAGGTAGCGAGATGGTGCACTGCTCCTGCCCTCTGGGATTCAGATTGAAACAGGATCAGAGAACTTGCGAGGATATCGACGAGTGCGAGGAGTTCGAGAATGACGTCGATCTGGGCTGTTCTCACATCTGCGTGAACACGGAAGGGGGATATTATTGCGAGTGCCCCTCCGGCTACATCCTGTTGCCGGAgaacaagaaaaattgtatcgacATGAACGAGTGCCTCAACGATCGACACAATTGCAGTCACGACTGCTTGAACCTGTTAGGGAGCTACGTGTGCACCTGTTACGAGGGCCACTACCTCCATTCCGATAAATCCACTTGCCTGGACATAGACGAGTGTTTGGAGAGAAACGGCGGCTGCTCTCATCAATGCACCAACACTATTGGCGGCCACTTTTGCTCCTGCCCAACCGGTTACGAGCTTTCGCAGGATGAGAAAACCTGTATCGACGTCGACGAGTGTAAAACGGATCTGGCCGATTGCCTCCACGAATGCGTCAACACGTTGGGCTCGTGGAGGTGTATCTGTCCGGACGGCCACGCGCTTGCCAACGATTCCAAAACTTGCGTGGACATAGACGAGTGCAAGGTGAACAACGGCGGCTGCTCCCACGCGTGCCTCAACATCGTAGGCGGCGTTAGGTGCAATTGTCCCATAGGATTGCGGCTAGACGAGAATGGTAAAACGTGCAACGACGTGGACGAGTGCTCGACGGATAATGGCGGTTGCTCGGACGTGTGCATCAATTTGGAGGGCAGTTACTCCTGCCAGTGTGCCAACGGTCTCCACCTACACATCGACGCCAAGACTTGCTTGGACGTTAACGAGTGCGAGATGGAGAACGGAGGATGCTCCGACAATTGCATCAACGTGCGTGGCAGTTATCGTTGCGAGTGCCCTGCCGGTTTCCGATTGAAGGACGACGAAAGGACTTGCTCCGACGTGAACGAGTGCGACCACGACAACGGTGGCTGCTCCCACGAATGCGTGAACGAACTTGGTGGCTATCGATGCGATTGCCCGTTCGGCCACGAGTTGAGGAACAAATCGTGCCACCCTGTAGATCCGTGTGCCGATAACAACGGCGGCTGCGAGCAGATTTGCACCGCGAAGAATGGCACGGTTGTGTGCGGTTGCAAAGAAGGCTTCCGCCTCGATGAGAACGATCCCCCGAGGTGCAGAGATATCGACGAGTGCGCTGGCTCGCAACATGGCTGCGATCAGTTGTGCGTGAACACCGTTGGATCGTTCGAGTGCTCGTGCAAGCAGGGATTCGAGATGCAGAATTCTACCTGTGTTG ATATAGACGAATGCGCCACAATGGATTGTAAAGGGTACGAGTGTATCAATTCTTACGGCAGTTATCGCTGCGAATGTGATATTGGTCATCGATTGGAGGGCGATCACTGCATAG ATTTAGGCCATGTGGAGATGATCGCATAG